One genomic segment of [Phormidium] sp. ETS-05 includes these proteins:
- a CDS encoding NB-ARC domain-containing protein: protein MEFQEVLQWTDRQVFANTGDHLDSLQSAILQGTWQRQTYPEIAQQYNCSEIHVKKEAAKLWHLLSDVLEEDINKRNFRARAERFQVSHISGDCVQIGQIGKINICGENIQNSNTTSTPPLTQNSQPTSKPTQIDLKDAPEIFKFYNRTSELATLTQWILESRLRLITIFGLSGIGKTALAVQLVTQIQDKFDYIIWRRLNLAPPLADLQANIMEFLHKNQMATGGDAHPATLMDYFRTYRCLVILDDVQMIFSGGQLAGEYQPGREDYGTFFQQIAELSHQSCLLLLSWEKPRELATIEGENLPCKSLHLKGLDELGRQICQERGLSAPEKWPELMALYQGNPLWLNLAATLIKDLFDGNVDDFLSEPNLILGDIEMILRRQWQRLSELEKQVLLWLANQEETVDVVRIPGDLPCARADFFQRCSLWLGVAWLRKCSWGSDRFSLWRR from the coding sequence ATGGAATTTCAGGAAGTCTTACAATGGACAGATCGCCAGGTCTTCGCCAATACGGGAGACCACTTAGACTCCCTGCAAAGTGCTATCCTCCAAGGCACTTGGCAGCGGCAAACCTATCCAGAAATAGCCCAACAATACAACTGTAGCGAGATTCACGTCAAAAAGGAAGCCGCCAAATTATGGCATCTCTTATCGGACGTATTGGAAGAAGATATTAATAAACGTAATTTTCGCGCTAGAGCTGAAAGATTCCAAGTATCCCATATTTCCGGAGATTGTGTTCAAATTGGCCAAATTGGCAAAATTAACATCTGCGGGGAAAATATACAGAATTCAAACACTACATCAACCCCACCATTAACCCAAAACTCCCAACCAACCTCAAAACCAACCCAAATTGACTTAAAAGACGCCCCGGAAATCTTTAAATTCTATAATCGCACATCAGAACTCGCCACCCTAACCCAGTGGATTTTAGAATCTCGCCTTCGCCTAATTACCATATTTGGATTGAGTGGTATCGGTAAAACTGCCCTAGCCGTGCAACTTGTCACCCAAATTCAAGATAAGTTTGATTATATCATCTGGCGCCGCCTGAATTTGGCTCCCCCGCTGGCAGACTTGCAGGCTAATATCATGGAATTTCTGCATAAAAATCAGATGGCAACAGGAGGGGATGCTCATCCAGCAACGTTAATGGATTATTTCCGCACTTATCGCTGTCTGGTGATATTAGATGACGTGCAGATGATTTTCAGTGGCGGACAGCTAGCCGGGGAATATCAACCGGGCAGAGAAGATTATGGCACATTTTTCCAGCAAATAGCCGAATTATCCCACCAGAGCTGCTTGCTGCTTCTCAGTTGGGAAAAACCGAGAGAACTTGCTACCATAGAAGGGGAAAACCTCCCCTGTAAATCCCTGCACCTAAAGGGTTTGGATGAACTGGGGCGGCAAATTTGTCAAGAAAGAGGATTATCAGCACCGGAAAAATGGCCGGAACTGATGGCACTTTACCAAGGTAATCCTTTATGGTTAAATCTTGCGGCTACGTTGATTAAAGATTTATTTGACGGCAATGTGGATGATTTTTTATCTGAACCAAATTTAATTTTAGGAGATATAGAGATGATTCTGCGCCGCCAATGGCAGCGGTTATCAGAGTTGGAAAAACAGGTGCTGTTATGGCTGGCAAATCAGGAGGAAACGGTTGATGTTGTCCGCATTCCTGGTGATTTGCCATGTGCGAGAGCGGATTTTTTCCAGCGATGCAGTCTTTGGCTAGGCGTTGCTTGGTTGAGAAAGTGCAGTTGGGGGAGCGATCGGTTTTCTCTGTGGCGCCGGTAG